Proteins encoded together in one Bacteroidales bacterium window:
- a CDS encoding T9SS type A sorting domain-containing protein: MKLSLMIVLFLNSLFQLSAQSWDIKPAFENKMRHVSLGQNLLKHNFQQFANQSLNSVWEWDTLTLFKAGIPFQRSVQTFNDQFQLTQKVFEERINQSWNPFGRLQFGYDSEGRLITKTEQSYSYPDWSNTSRTNYVFNISGDVELVQTDHWESGQWIPYSRNSREYSPSGMEVTIINAYWDGTEWDPTLKTLLLLNIAGNDSLITITEWNGTVWQNYFRFSHFYDSLGLRVLSMDEIAENGTWMYDSRDLYTYDSAGQLVNQIYENWAENEWTPEEMRSYEYDDRGKQYSTTLFSRINNNWIPTDRSLMFYDHESRLYSHQYEHWTDGTWVPWQKGNYTFDAYGNSVSGDSWIWEQGAWVNAAGLLLMSYNYSSSILYLDNLDHYEASYVSNTENIDVTALDNEILVYPNPTENILCINQINAFHVTVLISDQMGRLITKTSMDKWPGCINVSMLKPGVYLLQINTSTLVSSYKFIKK; this comes from the coding sequence ATGAAACTATCTTTAATGATCGTTCTATTCTTAAACAGCTTATTCCAGCTATCAGCTCAATCATGGGATATTAAGCCTGCTTTTGAAAATAAAATGAGGCATGTTTCATTAGGGCAAAATCTACTTAAGCATAATTTTCAACAATTTGCCAATCAATCTCTTAATTCAGTATGGGAATGGGATACACTCACTCTTTTCAAAGCCGGAATCCCTTTCCAACGTTCAGTCCAAACTTTTAATGATCAATTCCAGTTAACACAGAAGGTGTTTGAAGAACGTATAAATCAATCCTGGAATCCTTTCGGCAGGTTACAATTCGGGTATGACTCTGAAGGCCGGTTAATTACAAAAACAGAACAATCCTATTCTTATCCTGATTGGTCTAATACCAGCCGCACCAATTATGTTTTTAATATTTCCGGAGATGTTGAATTAGTACAAACTGACCATTGGGAATCGGGTCAATGGATCCCCTATAGCAGAAATAGCAGGGAGTATAGCCCGTCGGGAATGGAGGTTACCATCATTAATGCATATTGGGACGGGACAGAATGGGATCCAACCTTGAAAACACTACTATTATTGAATATTGCCGGGAATGACTCACTTATTACCATTACGGAGTGGAATGGAACCGTATGGCAGAATTATTTTCGTTTCTCACATTTTTATGACAGCCTGGGCTTAAGGGTTCTGTCAATGGATGAAATTGCTGAAAATGGAACCTGGATGTATGATTCCAGAGACCTTTATACCTATGATTCAGCTGGGCAACTGGTCAATCAGATTTATGAAAACTGGGCAGAGAATGAATGGACCCCGGAAGAAATGCGCTCTTATGAATATGATGACAGGGGGAAGCAGTATTCGACTACACTCTTTTCAAGAATCAACAATAATTGGATTCCTACGGATCGGTCGTTGATGTTTTATGATCATGAAAGTCGTCTTTATAGTCACCAGTATGAACATTGGACGGATGGTACCTGGGTTCCCTGGCAGAAGGGAAATTACACTTTTGATGCCTATGGGAATTCAGTTTCAGGGGACAGCTGGATTTGGGAGCAGGGTGCCTGGGTTAACGCAGCGGGCTTACTGCTGATGTCCTATAACTATTCATCATCCATCCTTTACCTGGATAATCTTGATCATTATGAGGCCAGTTATGTTAGCAATACTGAAAATATTGATGTAACTGCACTTGATAATGAAATTCTGGTTTACCCTAATCCTACTGAAAATATCCTGTGTATCAATCAGATAAATGCCTTTCATGTAACTGTTTTGATATCGGATCAAATGGGGCGGCTTATTACTAAAACCTCGATGGATAAGTGGCCAGGATGTATTAATGTGTCGATGCTTAAACCTGGTGTTTATCTTTTACAAATTAATACTTCAACCTTGGTATCATCCTATAAATTCATTAAAAAATAG
- the sprA gene encoding cell surface protein SprA, which produces MKKALYSTIPLIIYLLLISSCKEDNPQDSLSTGSYSLGTATEWKLASTPLRFPEALLSNDPAFGFNRANISWYTIDASVFHDKSGPLRPANITSEDMSKDECRVVWVNEIFPGYESPNGIPLNIPSLSIDYYPSERGRWNYDTEPTIYSSGINTNGELNTPGNRWGGIMRKLEKMDYPVNYIDFWLMDPFTTTPDADGLLVFDIGQISEDILADRLLSAEYTEAGAATETVWGKVLPLSDLNSFNNIDPAAQDIGLDGLKTEDEKTYFNSYLQKIEQKCQSEFYHSILSDPTGDNYHHYLGADYDALNYNVRDRYKYYCGEEQNSSNSDDLQISTRQPNSEDLNHNGRLDTLNSYFEYKVEINHGEFQAGQNFIVESYRDPLGTIKKENGANAMTIFYHFRIPLKEYTAQYGSPAFSANPQFIRIYVTGFQQPVNLRIFNLCLTEDITN; this is translated from the coding sequence ATGAAAAAAGCTTTGTATTCCACTATTCCCTTAATCATTTATTTACTTCTGATTTCGTCGTGTAAAGAAGATAATCCCCAAGATTCGTTAAGCACCGGTTCTTATTCCCTGGGAACAGCAACTGAATGGAAACTGGCGTCAACCCCACTCAGATTTCCGGAGGCTTTGCTTTCAAATGACCCGGCCTTTGGATTCAACAGGGCAAATATCAGCTGGTACACTATTGATGCTTCAGTGTTTCATGATAAGTCTGGTCCGCTGAGGCCCGCCAATATTACCAGCGAAGATATGTCAAAGGACGAATGCCGGGTAGTGTGGGTGAATGAAATTTTCCCCGGATATGAAAGCCCCAATGGTATCCCTTTGAATATACCATCCTTAAGCATAGATTACTATCCCTCAGAACGTGGACGATGGAATTACGATACAGAACCAACCATTTACTCATCGGGAATTAATACCAATGGTGAATTAAATACTCCCGGTAACCGATGGGGAGGAATCATGAGAAAGCTCGAAAAAATGGATTACCCGGTTAATTATATTGATTTCTGGCTTATGGACCCCTTTACCACAACACCTGATGCTGATGGGCTTCTAGTATTTGATATTGGGCAAATAAGTGAAGATATACTGGCAGATAGACTTCTTTCAGCTGAATATACCGAGGCTGGAGCTGCCACAGAAACTGTCTGGGGGAAAGTGCTCCCATTAAGTGATCTCAATTCATTTAACAATATCGATCCGGCTGCACAGGACATTGGCCTTGATGGACTGAAAACTGAGGATGAAAAAACATATTTCAATAGTTATCTGCAGAAGATAGAACAGAAATGCCAGTCCGAATTTTATCATTCCATTCTTTCAGATCCCACCGGGGATAATTATCATCATTACCTTGGAGCGGATTATGATGCATTGAACTATAATGTGCGAGATCGTTACAAGTATTATTGTGGCGAAGAACAAAATTCCTCGAATTCTGATGATTTACAAATATCCACCCGACAACCAAATTCTGAGGATCTTAATCATAACGGTCGGTTAGATACCCTTAACAGTTATTTCGAATATAAAGTTGAAATCAATCATGGAGAATTCCAGGCGGGACAGAATTTTATTGTAGAATCCTATAGAGATCCGCTGGGAACCATTAAGAAAGAGAATGGAGCTAATGCCATGACCATATTTTATCATTTTCGGATACCACTGAAAGAGTATACTGCTCAGTATGGTTCTCCTGCATTCTCAGCTAATCCACAATTCATCAGGATTTATGTTACCGGATTTCAGCAACCGGTGAACCTCCGCATTTTCAATCTTTGCTTAACTGAGGATATTACAAACTAG
- the hflX gene encoding GTPase HflX — translation MLENSKPEKAILVGLITAKQDELNVHDFLDELEFLLDTAGAIPDKRFVQKLPMPDSRTFVGSGKLEEIAEYVKAAGIDIAVFDDELSGSQTRNIENALGCRVLDRPLLILDIFAKRARTNVARTQVELAQYQYLLPRLTRMWTHLEKQRGGIGMRGPGEKEIETDRRIIRDKITLLKEKLKDIDKQKVTQRKSREELIRVALVGYTNAGKSTTMNLLSKSDVFAENKLFATLDTTVRKVVIENLPFLLTDTVGFIRKLPHSLVESFKSTLDEVREADLLLHIVDISHPAFEDQLNVAHQTLSEIGCSDKPTIVVFNKMDAYSHVEKDPIDLTPSTKENITLEELQNTWMAKANAPAIFISAKQKLNIEEFRKLLYEEVKKLHVIRYPYNSFLY, via the coding sequence ATGCTTGAAAACTCAAAACCAGAAAAAGCCATCCTTGTCGGCCTCATCACCGCTAAACAAGATGAATTAAATGTTCATGATTTCCTTGATGAGCTTGAATTCCTGCTCGATACTGCAGGGGCCATTCCTGATAAGCGGTTTGTCCAGAAGCTTCCCATGCCCGACTCCCGCACTTTTGTAGGTAGCGGGAAACTTGAGGAGATTGCTGAATATGTGAAAGCTGCGGGAATTGATATCGCCGTATTTGATGATGAATTGAGTGGTTCACAAACCCGAAATATAGAAAATGCTTTGGGGTGCAGGGTGCTTGACCGTCCACTGCTGATCCTTGATATTTTTGCCAAAAGGGCACGTACCAATGTAGCCCGAACCCAGGTGGAACTCGCTCAGTACCAATACCTGCTTCCACGATTAACCCGCATGTGGACCCACCTTGAGAAACAAAGAGGGGGGATCGGGATGCGCGGTCCTGGTGAAAAAGAAATTGAAACCGACCGAAGGATTATCAGGGACAAGATCACTCTCCTGAAGGAAAAGCTTAAGGATATTGACAAGCAGAAGGTAACCCAGCGGAAAAGCAGGGAGGAATTGATCAGGGTTGCATTGGTTGGATATACAAATGCAGGGAAAAGTACTACCATGAACCTGCTGAGCAAGAGTGATGTTTTTGCCGAGAACAAGCTTTTTGCTACCCTCGATACTACTGTGCGTAAGGTGGTGATTGAAAATCTGCCCTTCCTCCTGACAGATACCGTTGGTTTTATCCGCAAACTGCCCCATAGCCTGGTGGAATCTTTCAAATCTACTCTTGATGAGGTGCGGGAAGCTGACCTGTTACTTCATATTGTTGATATTTCGCACCCTGCCTTTGAGGACCAGCTTAATGTAGCTCATCAGACTTTATCCGAAATCGGTTGTTCCGACAAGCCCACCATCGTGGTGTTCAATAAAATGGATGCATACAGCCATGTGGAAAAGGATCCTATTGACCTTACCCCGTCAACTAAGGAGAATATCACCCTGGAAGAACTTCAGAATACCTGGATGGCCAAGGCCAATGCTCCGGCAATTTTTATTTCGGCGAAACAGAAGTTGAATATTGAAGAGTTCAGGAAGTTGTTGTATGAGGAAGTGAAGAAGTTGCATGTGATCAGGTATCCATATAATAGTTTTCTGTATTAA
- a CDS encoding BlaI/MecI/CopY family transcriptional regulator: protein MNKKQKETLQELTRAEEEVMQILWNLEKGFVNEVLEHFPEPKPAYNTVSTIIRILEKKGFVSHLAFGKTHQYYPLVLKQEYTRQFMGNFMKGYFDNSYRKMVSFFSGDENITVKEMEEIRKIIDQQIEQKKSRR, encoded by the coding sequence ATGAACAAGAAGCAAAAAGAAACTCTCCAGGAGTTAACAAGGGCAGAAGAGGAGGTTATGCAAATTCTCTGGAATCTTGAAAAGGGATTTGTGAATGAGGTTTTGGAGCATTTTCCTGAACCGAAGCCTGCATATAATACTGTTTCCACAATAATCAGGATCCTCGAGAAAAAGGGATTTGTCAGCCACCTGGCTTTTGGGAAAACTCACCAGTACTACCCTTTAGTGTTAAAACAGGAGTATACAAGGCAATTTATGGGCAATTTCATGAAGGGATACTTTGATAACTCCTATCGTAAAATGGTTTCATTCTTTTCAGGTGATGAAAACATTACGGTGAAAGAGATGGAAGAAATCAGGAAAATCATTGACCAGCAAATCGAACAGAAAAAATCAAGGAGATGA
- a CDS encoding SDR family oxidoreductase codes for MKVLLTGSTGYIGRRLMQQLLDDGHEVLCFVRNLERLVLPDHSGPSPEGFEVDLSLPIPDELNSLQFDVAFYLVHSMSTSIGEFMEEEARSAGNFASYIKRTHCKQIIYLSGISNSRKLSRHLQSRKNVEEILRKSEKPVTVLRAGIIVGSGSASFEIIRDLMEKMPWIIAPLWVKTLCQPIAITNVIRYLTGCMLNPRTFNDTFDIGGAEILSYKEMLLQYAEVRGLKRHIGVVSFISPRISSYWLYFVTSTSYYLAVNLVDSMKVEVVCKDNRLREILQIPPLTYKEACKRALERINLDTVQSSWTDAVSMKNAGSLFGYLEVPDFGVLRDHRRVIIKGDPEKVWKKVLSIGGDTGWYFADWIWQVRGMIDKLVGGVGLRRGRRNATDLRPGDSLDFWRVLIADKERKRLLLFAEMKVPGEAWLEFRIVNRKEGSYLYQTATFMPKGLSGRLYWFLLLPIHLLMFQGMIKEIASTHEALFNSENHRELK; via the coding sequence ATGAAAGTATTGCTAACAGGGAGTACCGGCTATATCGGAAGGAGATTGATGCAACAACTCCTCGATGATGGACATGAGGTACTATGTTTTGTCAGGAATCTTGAGCGTTTGGTCCTGCCTGATCACAGTGGTCCCAGTCCTGAAGGTTTTGAAGTCGATCTGTCACTCCCAATCCCTGATGAATTAAATTCTCTTCAGTTTGATGTAGCATTCTATCTTGTGCATTCAATGTCAACCTCAATCGGGGAATTCATGGAAGAGGAAGCACGGTCTGCCGGGAATTTTGCATCTTACATTAAACGGACACACTGTAAACAAATCATTTACCTCAGCGGAATCTCCAATTCCCGGAAACTGTCAAGGCATCTGCAATCACGTAAAAATGTTGAAGAAATTCTCAGGAAGTCTGAAAAACCGGTAACGGTTCTTCGCGCCGGAATCATTGTGGGGAGTGGAAGTGCATCCTTTGAGATCATTCGTGACCTTATGGAAAAAATGCCATGGATCATCGCTCCCCTATGGGTAAAAACGCTATGCCAACCTATTGCCATTACCAATGTAATCCGCTATCTCACCGGATGTATGTTGAACCCGCGTACTTTCAATGATACTTTTGATATTGGGGGTGCCGAAATCCTATCCTATAAGGAGATGCTGCTTCAATACGCTGAAGTAAGAGGATTAAAACGGCATATTGGAGTAGTTTCTTTTATAAGTCCCAGAATTTCATCCTATTGGCTATACTTTGTTACTTCAACATCCTATTACCTTGCAGTGAACCTGGTTGATAGCATGAAGGTGGAGGTAGTGTGTAAAGATAATCGTCTGAGGGAAATCCTTCAGATCCCTCCACTCACTTATAAGGAAGCCTGCAAAAGGGCATTGGAAAGAATTAACCTGGATACTGTTCAATCCAGTTGGACAGATGCCGTTTCAATGAAAAATGCAGGCTCATTATTTGGTTATCTTGAAGTACCTGATTTTGGAGTACTGCGCGATCACCGACGTGTTATAATTAAAGGAGACCCAGAAAAGGTGTGGAAAAAAGTACTATCCATCGGGGGAGATACCGGATGGTATTTTGCTGATTGGATATGGCAGGTCAGGGGAATGATTGATAAATTGGTCGGTGGTGTGGGATTAAGAAGAGGGAGACGAAATGCAACGGATCTTCGGCCGGGAGACAGCCTGGATTTCTGGAGAGTGCTGATTGCCGACAAAGAGCGTAAACGCCTGTTGCTGTTTGCCGAAATGAAAGTTCCCGGGGAGGCCTGGTTAGAGTTTAGGATTGTAAACAGGAAAGAAGGTAGTTATCTCTATCAGACAGCTACTTTTATGCCGAAAGGTTTAAGCGGGCGTTTATACTGGTTCCTTTTGTTACCCATCCATCTCCTGATGTTCCAGGGAATGATTAAAGAAATTGCTTCCACTCATGAAGCCTTGTTCAACAGCGAGAATCATAGAGAATTGAAATAA
- a CDS encoding cold shock domain-containing protein: MARSQETFNKKDVRNKKEKKRKDKEKKRLERKDGTKSGSPDDMIAYVDEFGNITSTPPDISVKKVIDLDDIRISIPKKELLEKVDPIRKGKVTFFNDSKGYGFIKDAESQESVFVHANNLMEQIKENDIVNFELEKTQKGAAAVRVKLFKAEKPAPVQKEPVSEKPEEPAQE; this comes from the coding sequence ATGGCAAGATCGCAAGAAACATTCAACAAAAAGGATGTCAGAAATAAAAAAGAGAAGAAGAGAAAAGACAAGGAAAAGAAGAGATTGGAACGTAAAGATGGCACAAAATCCGGATCACCGGACGATATGATTGCCTATGTAGATGAATTTGGAAATATAACTTCAACCCCACCGGATATCAGTGTTAAAAAGGTAATAGACCTTGATGATATCCGAATCAGCATACCCAAGAAAGAGTTACTCGAGAAGGTAGACCCTATCAGAAAAGGAAAAGTAACCTTTTTCAACGATTCAAAAGGATATGGCTTCATTAAAGATGCAGAATCACAAGAAAGTGTATTTGTGCATGCAAATAATCTAATGGAGCAGATCAAAGAAAACGATATTGTAAACTTTGAACTGGAAAAAACACAGAAAGGTGCTGCTGCTGTCAGGGTAAAATTATTCAAAGCTGAAAAACCTGCTCCTGTTCAGAAAGAACCTGTTTCAGAAAAGCCTGAGGAACCTGCCCAGGAATAG
- a CDS encoding NapC/NirT family cytochrome c has translation MKTQRSFYNWISLTGFVLVANSLILILVLFLFSLFTAQSNAYLGLYIYIILPVFLVIGLLMIPIGILIRVRKKKRGEVTDSAWPVIDLNQRKQRGTIIKISLITMLFLVVSAMGSYRAYQYSESVEFCGKLCHQVMEPEFVTYQHSAHARVTCVECHVGEGADWYVKSKLSGLYQVYSVLFKKYPTPIETPLHSLRPARETCERCHWPEKFYSRKLRSQRSYIADDTNTEWNVSLLMKIGPEYSPMGLSEGIHWHINKDFKIEYVSNTRDRESIPWVKLTNLKTGEVKVFMDEENPLDKKALDTLETRSMDCMDCHNRPSHLYKSAPDYIDNALISGLIPKDIYFIKMAAMEALKLEYENKDTALMTINETVLNFYKDEHPEVLSKDEKRIRQAIVAMQGQYQLNAFPHMKANSNKYLNHIGHLESDGCFRCHSDRHKTAKGETISRNCDLCHTIIAQGPTGNITASSINTSLEFVHPTEIRGKWKTAFCSECHKELYN, from the coding sequence ATGAAAACACAGCGTTCTTTTTACAATTGGATCAGCTTGACCGGCTTTGTGCTGGTTGCCAACAGCCTTATACTTATCCTGGTACTTTTCCTGTTCTCATTATTTACAGCTCAAAGTAATGCATACCTGGGATTGTATATCTATATCATCCTGCCGGTATTTCTTGTTATCGGATTGTTAATGATTCCAATTGGGATACTTATTCGTGTCAGGAAAAAGAAAAGGGGTGAAGTCACAGATTCAGCCTGGCCAGTCATTGATCTAAACCAAAGAAAACAGCGTGGAACAATTATTAAGATCAGCCTTATCACCATGTTGTTCCTGGTCGTTTCTGCCATGGGGAGTTACAGGGCTTATCAATATTCTGAATCTGTTGAGTTTTGTGGAAAGTTATGTCACCAGGTGATGGAGCCTGAGTTTGTCACTTATCAGCATTCCGCCCATGCCCGGGTAACCTGTGTTGAATGCCACGTGGGAGAAGGAGCAGATTGGTATGTAAAATCAAAACTTTCGGGTTTATACCAGGTGTACTCTGTGTTGTTCAAGAAATATCCAACTCCCATAGAAACGCCGCTTCATAGTCTTCGTCCTGCCAGGGAAACCTGCGAACGTTGCCACTGGCCTGAAAAATTCTATTCAAGGAAACTCAGGAGTCAACGATCCTATATTGCAGATGACACAAATACTGAATGGAATGTTTCCCTGCTTATGAAAATAGGACCGGAATACAGCCCGATGGGTCTTTCGGAAGGGATTCACTGGCATATTAATAAGGATTTCAAGATTGAATATGTATCCAATACCCGGGACAGGGAAAGTATTCCATGGGTGAAGCTGACGAATCTGAAAACCGGGGAAGTAAAGGTTTTCATGGATGAAGAAAACCCTTTGGATAAAAAAGCACTGGATACACTTGAAACCCGGTCAATGGATTGTATGGATTGTCATAATCGCCCATCGCATCTTTATAAATCAGCTCCGGACTATATCGACAATGCCCTTATTTCCGGATTGATTCCAAAGGACATATATTTTATTAAAATGGCGGCTATGGAAGCCTTAAAATTGGAGTATGAAAATAAGGATACCGCCCTGATGACCATAAACGAAACGGTGCTGAATTTCTATAAGGATGAACATCCTGAAGTGCTTTCAAAGGATGAAAAACGTATCCGTCAGGCTATCGTAGCTATGCAGGGACAGTATCAGCTGAATGCTTTTCCTCATATGAAGGCTAATTCAAACAAGTATCTCAATCACATCGGGCATCTTGAATCAGATGGTTGCTTCCGGTGCCATTCCGACAGGCATAAAACAGCTAAAGGGGAAACGATTTCAAGGAATTGTGATCTTTGTCATACAATTATTGCCCAGGGGCCTACTGGAAATATAACTGCAAGTTCCATCAATACCTCGCTCGAGTTTGTGCATCCTACAGAGATCAGGGGTAAATGGAAAACCGCATTCTGTTCCGAATGTCATAAAGAGTTGTATAATTAG
- a CDS encoding M56 family metallopeptidase, translating to MISLIMYLAKSILIGALLYGSYQLLMRRESYLTFNRFYLLTAVFLMVVLPFLGSFLPAIYIDGEPAAVLPIIQLPEVVITGQRLVTEEQQRLILNWAMMGYFLVSMAMLAGFAFGLLRIYRFYKMSKSARKLDENIFLVQHSGSPFSFMGKIYISHEYEQHPGLKQIIIHENAHIRQKHMLDLILLELLSSIFWFNPFFFLMKKALREVHEYLADREVIRYGIEPLTYQQLLFNEVSGNPQYIIANNFNLLTKKRIVMLLKKSTRLAAYKIWGIIPIVLLAALSITLLQSQGVSAQTTDKQASVAPPATPAPPAKIIAPQDPEKPVPPPSPAKPAKTSKKAATSKTQKPENDVFTVVEDPPSFPGGDDARIKYMVSSIKYPEDARKKGVQGTVYISFIVEEDGSISNVKTIRGIGAGCDEEAYRVVSEMPKWNPGKQRGKFVRVQYNMPIKFTLSNDKHPK from the coding sequence ATGATCAGTCTTATCATGTACCTGGCCAAAAGCATCCTGATTGGAGCTTTACTGTATGGAAGCTATCAGTTGTTGATGCGAAGAGAGAGTTATCTGACTTTTAACAGGTTTTACCTTCTTACTGCAGTATTCCTTATGGTTGTGCTGCCATTTCTCGGAAGTTTCCTCCCTGCTATATATATTGATGGTGAGCCCGCAGCGGTTCTGCCGATAATACAATTACCCGAAGTTGTAATAACCGGACAGCGTCTGGTCACAGAAGAGCAGCAAAGACTCATCCTTAACTGGGCAATGATGGGATATTTCCTGGTTTCAATGGCGATGCTGGCTGGATTCGCTTTTGGATTACTCCGGATTTATCGGTTTTACAAAATGTCAAAATCAGCAAGGAAACTGGATGAAAACATCTTCCTGGTTCAACACAGTGGTAGTCCATTCTCATTTATGGGGAAAATCTATATTTCTCATGAATATGAGCAGCATCCGGGATTAAAACAAATCATCATTCACGAAAATGCCCATATTCGTCAAAAACACATGCTCGACCTGATCTTACTGGAACTGCTTTCAAGTATTTTCTGGTTCAACCCTTTCTTCTTCCTGATGAAAAAGGCTTTGAGGGAGGTGCATGAATACCTTGCTGACAGGGAGGTGATCCGTTATGGTATTGAACCTCTTACCTATCAGCAACTTTTATTCAATGAGGTTTCCGGAAACCCCCAATATATCATTGCAAATAATTTTAATCTTCTAACTAAAAAACGAATTGTCATGTTACTCAAGAAATCAACCAGACTGGCTGCCTACAAAATCTGGGGCATAATCCCCATTGTTCTTCTGGCAGCTTTGAGCATCACCCTGCTTCAAAGCCAGGGAGTGAGTGCTCAAACAACTGACAAGCAGGCTTCTGTTGCTCCTCCAGCAACACCTGCACCTCCTGCTAAAATAATAGCACCCCAGGATCCCGAGAAACCGGTTCCTCCTCCTTCTCCTGCAAAACCAGCTAAAACCTCAAAAAAAGCTGCAACTAGCAAGACTCAAAAACCAGAAAATGATGTATTTACAGTCGTTGAAGATCCTCCCAGTTTTCCGGGTGGTGATGACGCCAGGATCAAATACATGGTCAGCTCCATTAAGTACCCTGAAGATGCCAGGAAAAAAGGGGTTCAGGGAACCGTTTACATTTCTTTTATCGTTGAAGAAGATGGATCCATCTCCAATGTAAAAACCATTAGAGGAATAGGAGCCGGATGCGATGAAGAAGCTTACCGCGTTGTGAGTGAGATGCCAAAATGGAATCCGGGAAAACAAAGAGGTAAGTTTGTCAGGGTGCAATATAACATGCCTATTAAGTTCACTTTATCCAATGACAAGCACCCAAAATAA